One region of Oryza sativa Japonica Group chromosome 5, ASM3414082v1 genomic DNA includes:
- the LOC107277281 gene encoding pentatricopeptide repeat-containing protein At4g01030, mitochondrial has protein sequence MAKAQAQLVSLSFPPPAPPSARPRHAPPLLNAAALRTGVPPYSAGVLVSLLRDCADLHGDDTDHRVARRLAPQLHSLAVRTGLSRDPRVTCALVDLLARLGRGPSCARLLHEAAEDGAKDAVLWNKHVAMLAEAEEWDEAIAVFREMQARGVPADGYTCARVLHACGRAGALREGRAVHAYALKLALDAHPLVPGFLAGMYAENADVAAATRVLDAMGAGSVVPWNAVVACCARLGLVDDALELAARMSRSGPEPNVATWNTVLSGCSRHGRDREALGVVASMLKQGLRPDATTVSSLLKSVANTGLLRHGMEIHCFFLRNQLEPDVYTGTALVDMYAKCGRLDCAQKVLDALEHRNLTTWNSLVAGYANAGRFDIALELVELMKKNRLDPDITTWNGLITGYSMNGQSSQAVLLLRQIKAAGVTPNVVSWTSLISGSCHNGEYEDSFYFCHEMQKDGVQPSLVTMSVLLRACAGLALQKKGKELHCFALRRAYDCDMVVSTALIDMYSKGGSLVSAKVIFESIQQKNLVLCNAMLTGLAVHGQGREAIELFHDMWNSGLKPDSITFTALLTACRSMGLVTEGWEYFDSMETKYGVKPTTENYACMVDLLARCGYLDEAMDFIERSPIDPGASHWGALLTGCSIHGNLALAEVAARNLFILEPYNSANYLLMMNLYEYERMYDEAESLKYAMKARGVDSRPGWSWIQIEQGIHVFEVDGKPHPETAEIYEELIRLVFQIKKAGYVPDTSCIAYNVQEEEKEKLLLGHTEKLAITYGLIRSDASRAPVRVMKNTRMCNDCHEVAKHISSLCDRQIILRDAVRFHHFVDGKCSCNDYWLYDAEE, from the exons ATGGCGAAGGCGCAGGCGCAGCtcgtctccctctccttcccacCTCCCGCGCCACCCTCCGCCCGCCcccgccacgcgccgccgctcctcaaTGCGGCGGCGCTGCGCACCGGCGTGCCGCCCTACTCCGCCGGCGTCCTCGTCTCCCTGCTCCGGGACTGCGCCGACCTCCACGGGGATGACACCGACCACCGCGTCGCGCGCCGCCTGGCCCCGCAGCTGCACTCGCTGGCGGTCAGGACCGGCCTCTCGCGGGACCCCCGGGTGACGTGCGCGCTCGTCGACCTCCTCGCGCGCCTCGGCCGGGGTCCCTCCTGCGCGCGCCTGCTccacgaggcggcggaggacggcgccaaGGACGCCGTGCTGTGGAACAAGCACGTCGCCATGCTGGCCGAGGCGGAGGAGTGGGACGAGGCGATCGCCGTCTTCAGGGAGATGCAGGCGCGCGGGGTGCCCGCCGACGGGTACACCTGCGCGCGGGTGCTCCACGCGTGCGGCCGCGCGGGGGCGCTCCGCGAGGGGAGGGCCGTCCACGCGTACGCCCTCAAGCTCGCCCTGGACGCGCACCCGCTCGTGCCCGGATTCCTCGCCGGCATGTACGCCGAGAACGCCGACGTTGCGGCGGCCACTAGGGTGCTCGACGCGATGGGGGCGGGCAGCGTCGTGCCGTGGAACGCGGTCGTCGCGTGCTGCGCGCGGCTCGGACTCGTGGACGACGCCCTGGAGCTCGCGGCGCGCATGTCCAGGTCGGGGCCGGAGCCCAACGTCGCGACGTGGAACACCGTGCTGTCCGGCTGCTCCCGGCACGGCCGCGACCGGGAAGCGCTCGGCGTTGTCGCCAGCATGCTGAAGCAAGGGCTGCGACCGGACGCCACCACCGTGTCGAGCCTCCTCAAATCAGTGGCCAACACGGGGCTGCTTCGCCATGGCATGGAAATCCACTGCTTCTTCCTGAGGAACCAGCTCGAGCCGGACGTCTACACGGGGACGGCTCTCGTCGACATGTATGCCAAGTGCGGCCGCCTCGATTGCGCCCAGAAGGTGCTCGACGCGCTGGAGCACAGGAACCTGACCACCTGGAACTCGCTGGTCGCAGGGTACGCCAACGCCGGGCGGTTCGACATAGCGCTGGAGCTCGTGGAATTGATGAAGAAGAACAGGCTTGATCCGGATATAACCACTTGGAATGGTCTGATCACTGGTTACTCCATGAACGGCCAGAGCTCGCAGGCGGTGCTGCTGCTCCGGCAGATCAAGGCAGCTGGTGTGACGCCCAATGTGGTCTCATGGACGTCATTGATCTCGGGTAGCTGCCACAATGGGGAGTATGAAGATTCATTCTACTTTTGTCATGAGATGCAGAAGGATGGTGTCCAGCCCAGCTTGGTTACCATGTCAGTGTTGCTCCGGGCTTGCGCTGGATTAGCTCTGCAAAAGAAGGGCAAGGAGCTGCATTGCTTCGCGCTGCGAAGAGCATATGACTGTGACATGGTTGTGAGCACAGCGTTAATTGACATGTACTCGAAGGGTGGAAGCTTGGTTAGTGCAAAAGTGATATTTGAAAGCATTCAGCAGAAGAATTTGGTGCTCTGCAATGCAATGCTAACTGGTCTGGCAGTCCATGGGCAAGGTCGCGAAGCAATAGAACTGTTCCATGATATGTGGAACTCAGGATTGAAGCCGGACTCCATAACCTTCACTGCACTTCTAACTGCCTGTAGATCGATGGGCTTGGTTACAGAAGGGTGGGAGTACTTCGACAGTATGGAGACTAAGTATGGTGTAAAGCCAACGACAGAGAATTATGCCTGCATGGTTGACCTCTTGGCAAGGTGTGGTTATCTTGATGAGGCAATGGATTTCATTGAGAGGTCACCGATTGATCCAGGAGCAAGCCACTGGGGGGCACTTCTCACAGGATGCTCAATACATGGGAATCTTGCTCTTGCAGAGGTGGCTGCGAGGAATTTGTTCATACTGGAGCCTTACAATTCAGCCAACTATTTGTTGATGATGAATTTGTATGAGTATGAACGGATGTATGATGAAGCTGAGAGCCTGAAATATGCAATGAAAGCAAGAGGAGTGGATAGTAGACCTGGGTGGAGTTGGATACAGATTGAGCAAGGTATCCATGTCTTTGAGGTCGATGGGAAGCCGCATCCTGAAACTGCAGAGATATATGAAGAGCTTATTCGTCTGGTGTTTCAAATAAAAAAGGCAGGATATGTGCCAGACACCAGCTGCATAGCGTATAATGTtcaggaagaagagaaagagaagctTCTCCTTGGCCATACTGAGAAGCTTGCTATCACTTATGGGCTGATCCGCTCAGATGCAAGTAGAGCGCCTGTCAGGGTGATGAAGAACACCAGGATGTGCAACGACTGCCATGAGGTGGCAAAGCATATCTCTTCTCTATGTGATCGACAAATTATTCTTCGTGATGCTGTTAGGTTTCACCATTTTGTGGATGGGAAATGTTCTTGCAATGATTACTG GTTATATGACGCGGAAGAGTGA
- the LOC4339762 gene encoding probable polygalacturonase gives MVASLRLSLAAAAAAALAVAVALLLPPLAAAQGETTCPADVPPRGAWMSVASFGGVGDGRALNTAAFARAVARIERRRARGGALLYVPAGVWLTGPFNLTSHMTLFLARGAVIRATQDTSSWPLIDPLPSYGRGRELPGGRYMSLIHGDGLQDVFITGENGTIDGQGSVWWDMWRKRTLPFTRPHLLELISSTDVIISNVVFQDSPFWNIHPVYCSNVVITNVTVLAPHDSPNTDGIDPDSSSNVCIEDSYISTGDDLISIKSGWDEYGIAFGRPSSGITIRRITGSGPFAGFAVGSETSGGVENVHVEHLNFFGMGVGIHVKTNSGRGGFIRNITVSEVTLNGARYGLRIAGDVGGHPDASYDPSKLPVVDGVTIKNVWGQNIRQAGLVRGIRDSVFSRICLSNVKLYGGDSVGPWKCRAVSGGALDVQPSPCAELTSTSEMSFCTN, from the exons ATGGTGGCGTCGCTGCGCCtctccctcgccgcggcggcggcggcggcgctggcggtggcggtggcgctgctGTTGCCACCGCTGGCCGCGGCGCAGGGGGAGACGACGTGCCCGGCGGACgtgccgccgcgcggcgcgtgGATGTCCGTGGCGAGcttcggcggcgtcggcgacgggcgGGCGCTCAACACGGCGGCGTTCGCGCGCGCCGTGGCGCGcatcgagcggcggcgcgcgcggggcggcgcgcTGCTGTACGTGCCGGCCGGGGTGTGGCTGACGGGGCCCTTCAACCTCACCTCCCACATGACGCTCTTCCTCGCCCGCGGCGCCGTCATCCGCGCCACACAG GACACATCGAGCTGGCCGTTGATAGACCCGTTGCCATCGTACGGGAGAGGACGCGAGCTGCCAGGAGGAAGATACATGAGCTTGATCCATGGTGATGGCCTCCAGGATGTGTTCATTACAG GTGAGAATGGAACAATTGATGGGCAAGGCAGCGTGTGGTGGGATATGTGGAGGAAGCGAACACTGCCCTTCACAAGACCACATCTATTGGAGCTAATATCCTCCACTGATGTGATCATCTCCAATGTCGTCTTCCAGGATTCGCCATTTTGGAACATCCATCCGGTGTATTGCAG CAATGTAGTAATTACGAACGTAACCGTGTTGGCTCCACATGACTCCCCAAATACCGATGGAATTGATCCAG ATTCAAGCAGCAATGTCTGCATTGAGGATTCCTACATTTCGACAGGAGATGACTTGATCTCCATCAAGAGTGGCTGGGATGAGTATGGCATAGCCTTTGGGCGACCCAGCTCCGGCATCACGATCAGACGTATAACAGGATCAGGACCATTTGCAGGCTTTGCAGTGGGAAGTGAAACCTCCGGTGGTGTGGAGAATGTCCATGTAGAGCACCTGAATTTCTTCGGCATGGGTGTCGGAATCCATGTCAAGACCAACTCCGGAAGGGGAGGATTCATCCGAAACATCACGGTCTCAGAAGTGACCCTCAATGGAGCTCGATACGGTTTGCGAATCGCCGGAGATGTTGGAGGGCATCCTGATGCATCATATGATCCGAGCAAGCTTCCTGTCGTCGACGGCGTGACGATAAAAAATGTCTGGGGTCAGAACATCCGGCAAGCCGGGCTGGTAAGGGGTATCAGGGACTCGGTTTTCAGTCGGATTTGCCTCTCAAATGTTAAGCTCTATGGTGGTGATTCTGTTGGTCCATGGAAATGCCGAGCTGTCAGCGGTGGCGCTCTTGATGTGCAGCCATCGCCGTGCGCAGAGCTGACAAGTACATCTGAGATGAGCTTTTGTACAAATTAG
- the LOC4339763 gene encoding probable protein phosphatase 2C 52, producing MVYDGAVKDQESSANPASASAALSEASAAASEVTAAAAAGAGAGAAEEGAAVSGRPPRPPHDKRLGVRHPLKHRRFRAGGKVMVEPGDPPSAQEVADEEASEVEQEAAPVEREPPQEEGGDVEVSSAPAEMEVVEGDAMEVSPEPAVAVGESELEGRPGEEEEVSSPVVSQGERKQETAAAAPVPAVEEKKHKDQENKHKEREREKERERVDEVGYMSGGWKSEDGFLSCGYSSFRGKRASMEDFYDIKSSKIDDKQISLFGIFDGHGGSRAAEYLKEHLFENLMKHPEFMTNTKLAISETYKKTDSEFLDSESHTHRDDGSTASTAVLVGNHLYVANVGDSRAVISKAGKAIALSEDHKPNRSDERKRIESAGGVVMWAGTWRVGGVLAMSRAFGNRLLKQFVVADPEIQEQEIDDELEFLILASDGLWDVVPNEDAVSLVKIEEEPEAAARKLTETAFSRGSGDNITCIVVKFQHDKMDGDSSPTSDKS from the exons ATGGTTTACGATGGCGCCGTGAAGGACCAGGAGAGCTCGGCTAACCCGGCGTCGGCATCGGCTGCTCTGTCGgaggcatcggcggcggcgtcggaggtaacagcggctgccgcggcgggggcgggggctggggcggcggaggagggggcggctgTGAGTGGGCGACCGCCGAGGCCTCCCCACGACAAGCGGCTCGGCGTGCGGCATCCCTTGAAGCACCGCAGGTTCCGCGCCGGGGGGAAGGTGATGGTGGAGCCCGGGGATCCGCCGTCCGCCCAGGAGGTGGCGGATGAGGAGGCCAGCGAGGTggagcaggaggcggcgccggtggagaGGGAACCACCACAGGAGGAGGGTGGTGATGTAGAGGTGTCGTCTGCACCGGCAGagatggaggtggtggagggggaTGCAATGGAGGTGTCACCTGAGCCAGCAGTGGCTGTGGGGGAGTCGGAGTTGGAAGGCCGAccaggcgaggaggaggaggtgtccTCGCCTGTGGTTTCTCAAGGGGAGAGGAAGCAGgagactgctgctgctgctcctgtgCCAGCAGTGGAGGAGAAGAAACACAAGGATCAAGAGAATAAGCACAAAGAGAGGGaaagggagaaggagagagagagggtggatGAAGTGGGCTACATGAGTGGTGGATGGAAGAG TGAGGATGGATTTCTGAGTTGTGGATATTCGAGTTTTAGAGGAAAAAGAGCAAGCATGGAAGACTTCTATGATATAAAATCATCTAAAATTGATGATAAACAAATAAGCCTCTTTGGAATATTTGATG GTCATGGTGGTTCACGTGCTGCTGAGTATTTGAAGGAGCACTTGTTTGAGAACCTCATGAAACATCCAGAGTTCATGACAAATACAAAATTAGCAATAA GCGAAACATATAAAAAAACTGATTCAGAGTTTTTGGATTCTGAAAGCCACACTCATAGAGATGATGGATCAACCGCATCGACAGCGGTTTTGGTTGGAAATCATCTCTATGTGGCAAATGTTGGCGACTCTCGTGCTGTAATATCAAAGGCTGGCAAAG CTATTGCACTCTCTGAGGATCACAAGCCAAATAGAAGCGATGAGAGGAAGCGAATTGAGAGTGCTGGTGGGGTTGTTATGTGGGCTG GAACTTGGAGGGTAGGTGGTGTACTTGCAATGTCTCGGGCATTTGGCAACCGCTTGTTGAAGCAATTTGTTGTTGCAGATCCTGAGATTCAG GAACAAGAAATAGATGATGAATTGGAGTTTCTGATTTTAGCTAGTGATGGGCTGTGGGATGTGGTTCCGAATGAG GATGCTGTTTCACTCGTGAAGATTGAGGAGGAACCTGAGGCAGCAGCTCGGAAGCTGACAGAGACTGCATTTTCCCGAGGGAGTGGTGACAATATCACATGCATTGTCGTGAAATTTCAACATGACAAGATGGACGGTGATTCCTCACCAACAAGCGATAAAAGCTGA
- the LOC4339763 gene encoding probable protein phosphatase 2C 52 isoform X1 → MEDFYDIKSSKIDDKQISLFGIFDGHGGSRAAEYLKEHLFENLMKHPEFMTNTKLAISETYKKTDSEFLDSESHTHRDDGSTASTAVLVGNHLYVANVGDSRAVISKAGKAIALSEDHKPNRSDERKRIESAGGVVMWAGTWRVGGVLAMSRAFGNRLLKQFVVADPEIQEQEIDDELEFLILASDGLWDVVPNEDAVSLVKIEEEPEAAARKLTETAFSRGSGDNITCIVVKFQHDKMDGDSSPTSDKS, encoded by the exons ATGGAAGACTTCTATGATATAAAATCATCTAAAATTGATGATAAACAAATAAGCCTCTTTGGAATATTTGATG GTCATGGTGGTTCACGTGCTGCTGAGTATTTGAAGGAGCACTTGTTTGAGAACCTCATGAAACATCCAGAGTTCATGACAAATACAAAATTAGCAATAA GCGAAACATATAAAAAAACTGATTCAGAGTTTTTGGATTCTGAAAGCCACACTCATAGAGATGATGGATCAACCGCATCGACAGCGGTTTTGGTTGGAAATCATCTCTATGTGGCAAATGTTGGCGACTCTCGTGCTGTAATATCAAAGGCTGGCAAAG CTATTGCACTCTCTGAGGATCACAAGCCAAATAGAAGCGATGAGAGGAAGCGAATTGAGAGTGCTGGTGGGGTTGTTATGTGGGCTG GAACTTGGAGGGTAGGTGGTGTACTTGCAATGTCTCGGGCATTTGGCAACCGCTTGTTGAAGCAATTTGTTGTTGCAGATCCTGAGATTCAG GAACAAGAAATAGATGATGAATTGGAGTTTCTGATTTTAGCTAGTGATGGGCTGTGGGATGTGGTTCCGAATGAG GATGCTGTTTCACTCGTGAAGATTGAGGAGGAACCTGAGGCAGCAGCTCGGAAGCTGACAGAGACTGCATTTTCCCGAGGGAGTGGTGACAATATCACATGCATTGTCGTGAAATTTCAACATGACAAGATGGACGGTGATTCCTCACCAACAAGCGATAAAAGCTGA
- the LOC4339764 gene encoding protein PLASTID TRANSCRIPTIONALLY ACTIVE 14 isoform X2, with product MATPAASPLLLPLPLPLPASTFPPRRAVPCARRLVLRPPRAGRPRLRDPPPAAPPPAAEEVGEEEEDDDAPPLRLLEPPQEDDPFPPEMEPADPDFYRIGYARMMRAYGVEFLEGPDGMAVYASRDVDPLRRARVIMEIPLELMLTITQKRPWMFFPDIIPLGHPIFDIIESTDPETDWDLRLACLLLYAFDVEDNFWQLYGDFLPSVDECTSLLLAPKDDLMELEDQDLATKMLKNQKRAIDFWQKHWHKTIPLKLKRLAPDHERFLWALSIVQSRSVNLKLRMGAFLQDANVLVPYADMLNHSPDANCFLHWRFKDRMVEVMIKAGHAVKKGDENPWELINFSSDAKIHLDSFLSVFNIAGLHDELYHNAALTSGENNFVDGGVVAAARTLPTWSEGDVPAIPSLERKSAQALQEECHTMLESFSTTIQQDQEILDSDGHIRRTREIAIKYRLHRKLLLQKIIDALDIYQDKILF from the exons ATGGCGActcccgccgcttcccctctcctgctgccgctccccctccccctcccggcctccaccttcccgcctcgccgcgccgttccctgcgcccgccgcctcgtctTGCGGCCTCCCCGCGCCGGACGCCCTCGCCTCCGGGACCCGCCTCCCGCGGCACccccaccggcggcggaggaggtcggcgaggaggaagaggacgacgaTGCCCCCCCGCTCAGGCTCCTCGAACCGCCCCAGGAGGACGACCCCTTCCCGCCCGAG ATGGAGCCGGCCGACCCCGACTTCTACCGGATAGGGTACGCGCGGATGATGCGGGCGTACGGGGTTGAGTTCTTGGAAGGCCCCGATGGGATGGCCGTCTATGCCTCCCGGGACGTCGACCCACTCCGCAGAGCTAGA GTGATTATGGAGATTCCATTGGAGCTGATGCTGACTATAACTCAAAAACGCCCTTGGATGTTTTTCCCCGACATTATTCCACTAGGCCATCCCATATTTGACATCATTGAATCAACAGATCCTGAG ACAGATTGGGATCTAAGGTTAGCTTGCCTTCTTCTCTATGCATTTGATGTAGAAGACAACTTTTGGCAGCTATATGGTGATTTTTTGCCTAGTGTTGATGAATGCACTAGCTTGCTTTTGGCACCAAAG GACGATCTAATGGAACTAGAAGACCAAGATCTTGCCACGAAAATGTTAAAGAACCAGAAGAGAGCAATTGATTTTTGGCAAAAACATTGG CATAAAACAATCCCTCTAAAGCTAAAGCGTCTTGCCCCTGACCATGAAAGATTTCTATGGGCACTGAGTATTGTTCAGTCTCGCTCTGTCAATTTGAAACTGAGAATGGGAGCCTTCCTCCAAGATGCAAATGTCCTAGTGCCGTATGCTG ATATGCTGAATCATTCACCTGATGCTAATTGTTTCCTGCATTGGCGTTTCAAAGATCGTATGGTTGAAGTCATGATTAAGGCTGGGCATGCTGTCAAAAAAGGAGATGAG AATCCTTGGGAGCTTATAAACTTCTCGAGTGATGCCAAGATTCATCTTGACTCCTTCCTGTCGGTCTTCAACATTGCTGGCTTGCATGATGAGCTCTACCACAATG CTGCATTGACCTCAGGAGAAAACAACTTTGTTGATGGAGGAGTCGTGGCAGCAGCAAGAACTCTGCCGACATGGTCAGAAGGTGATGTTCCTGCCATACCAAGCTTGGAAAGAAAATCTGCTCAGGCATTACAAGAGGAATGCCATACGATGCTGGAGTCCTTTTCAACCACTATTCAACAAGACCAGGAGATTCTAG ATTCTGATGGACATATCAGAAGAACACGTGAAATCGCAATCAA ATATCGGCTACACCGGAAGCTGCTCCTGCAGAAAATCATCGATGCATTGGATATCTACCAggataaaattttgttttag
- the LOC4339764 gene encoding protein PLASTID TRANSCRIPTIONALLY ACTIVE 14 isoform X1, with the protein MATPAASPLLLPLPLPLPASTFPPRRAVPCARRLVLRPPRAGRPRLRDPPPAAPPPAAEEVGEEEEDDDAPPLRLLEPPQEDDPFPPEMEPADPDFYRIGYARMMRAYGVEFLEGPDGMAVYASRDVDPLRRARVIMEIPLELMLTITQKRPWMFFPDIIPLGHPIFDIIESTDPETDWDLRLACLLLYAFDVEDNFWQLYGDFLPSVDECTSLLLAPKDDLMELEDQDLATKMLKNQKRAIDFWQKHWHKTIPLKLKRLAPDHERFLWALSIVQSRSVNLKLRMGAFLQDANVLVPYADMLNHSPDANCFLHWRFKDRMVEVMIKAGHAVKKGDEMTIDYMSGVNSSFMERYGFSSPTNPWELINFSSDAKIHLDSFLSVFNIAGLHDELYHNAALTSGENNFVDGGVVAAARTLPTWSEGDVPAIPSLERKSAQALQEECHTMLESFSTTIQQDQEILDSDGHIRRTREIAIKYRLHRKLLLQKIIDALDIYQDKILF; encoded by the exons ATGGCGActcccgccgcttcccctctcctgctgccgctccccctccccctcccggcctccaccttcccgcctcgccgcgccgttccctgcgcccgccgcctcgtctTGCGGCCTCCCCGCGCCGGACGCCCTCGCCTCCGGGACCCGCCTCCCGCGGCACccccaccggcggcggaggaggtcggcgaggaggaagaggacgacgaTGCCCCCCCGCTCAGGCTCCTCGAACCGCCCCAGGAGGACGACCCCTTCCCGCCCGAG ATGGAGCCGGCCGACCCCGACTTCTACCGGATAGGGTACGCGCGGATGATGCGGGCGTACGGGGTTGAGTTCTTGGAAGGCCCCGATGGGATGGCCGTCTATGCCTCCCGGGACGTCGACCCACTCCGCAGAGCTAGA GTGATTATGGAGATTCCATTGGAGCTGATGCTGACTATAACTCAAAAACGCCCTTGGATGTTTTTCCCCGACATTATTCCACTAGGCCATCCCATATTTGACATCATTGAATCAACAGATCCTGAG ACAGATTGGGATCTAAGGTTAGCTTGCCTTCTTCTCTATGCATTTGATGTAGAAGACAACTTTTGGCAGCTATATGGTGATTTTTTGCCTAGTGTTGATGAATGCACTAGCTTGCTTTTGGCACCAAAG GACGATCTAATGGAACTAGAAGACCAAGATCTTGCCACGAAAATGTTAAAGAACCAGAAGAGAGCAATTGATTTTTGGCAAAAACATTGG CATAAAACAATCCCTCTAAAGCTAAAGCGTCTTGCCCCTGACCATGAAAGATTTCTATGGGCACTGAGTATTGTTCAGTCTCGCTCTGTCAATTTGAAACTGAGAATGGGAGCCTTCCTCCAAGATGCAAATGTCCTAGTGCCGTATGCTG ATATGCTGAATCATTCACCTGATGCTAATTGTTTCCTGCATTGGCGTTTCAAAGATCGTATGGTTGAAGTCATGATTAAGGCTGGGCATGCTGTCAAAAAAGGAGATGAG ATGACAATTGATTATATGAGTGGAGTGAACAGCTCATTTATGGAAAGATATGGTTTCTCATCACCAACG AATCCTTGGGAGCTTATAAACTTCTCGAGTGATGCCAAGATTCATCTTGACTCCTTCCTGTCGGTCTTCAACATTGCTGGCTTGCATGATGAGCTCTACCACAATG CTGCATTGACCTCAGGAGAAAACAACTTTGTTGATGGAGGAGTCGTGGCAGCAGCAAGAACTCTGCCGACATGGTCAGAAGGTGATGTTCCTGCCATACCAAGCTTGGAAAGAAAATCTGCTCAGGCATTACAAGAGGAATGCCATACGATGCTGGAGTCCTTTTCAACCACTATTCAACAAGACCAGGAGATTCTAG ATTCTGATGGACATATCAGAAGAACACGTGAAATCGCAATCAA ATATCGGCTACACCGGAAGCTGCTCCTGCAGAAAATCATCGATGCATTGGATATCTACCAggataaaattttgttttag